A genomic stretch from Oncorhynchus tshawytscha isolate Ot180627B linkage group LG07, Otsh_v2.0, whole genome shotgun sequence includes:
- the LOC112255150 gene encoding zinc finger protein OZF-like: MASNGSNVERALVNTRERRDYRGSSGEPQQHHDAEEAEKSLSRSELLKKHQQRPTGKKSNCCSECGKRLNSKVDLKIHQRIHTGEKSFGCDQCGKTFIRLQTLKSHQRIHTGEKPYSCNQCGKSYTQLISLIVHQRTHTGEKPYSCNQCEKSFTTSSYLTIHKRTHTGEKPFSCDQCGKSFTQLNNLIVHQRTHTGEKPYSCDQCGKSFTQLNNLTVHQRTHTGAKSYGCDQCGKSFTASSSLIVHQITHTGEKSYSCNLCGKSFTRSSCLTLHQRTHTGEKPFSCNQCGKSFTRSSCLTIHQRTHTGEKPFSCDQCGKSFTTSSQLTLHLRTHTGEKPYSCDQCGKSFTTSSQLTLHLRTHTGEKPYNCDQCGKSFTRSNSLMSHQRIHTGELPYSCDQCDQRYLDKRSLMKHHKIHA, encoded by the exons ATGGCATCCAATGGTTCTAACGTTGAACGGGCCCTGGttaacacta GAGAGAGACGGgactatcgtggatcctctggggaacctcaacaacatcatgatgctgaggaggcagagaagagtctctccagatcagaactcctcaagaaacaccagcagagaccCACAGGGAAGAAATCCAACTGCTGCTCTGAATGTGGGAAGAGATTAAACTCTAAAGTAGACCTTAAAATACATCAAagaattcacacaggagagaaatcttttggctgtgatcaatgtgggaagacaTTTATTCGGCTACAAACCCTGaaatcacaccagagaatacacactggagagaaaccttatagctgtaatcaatgtgggaagagttataCTCAGCTAATCAGCCTGATAGTACACCagcggacacacacaggagagaaaccttatagctgtaatcaatgtgagAAGAGCTTTACTACATCTAGCTATCTAACTATacacaagagaacacacacaggagagaaaccatttagctgtgatcaatgtgggaagagttttactcagctaAACAACCTGATAGTACATCagcggacacacacaggagagaaaccttatagctgtgatcaatgtgggaagagttttacacAGCTAAACAACCTGACAGTACACCAGCGGACACACACAGGAGCGAAATCTTatggctgtgatcaatgtggaaagagttttactgcGTCAAGCTCCTTGATAGTCCACCagataacacacacaggagagaaatcttatagtTGTAATctatgtgggaagagttttactaggTCTAGCTGTCTAActttacaccagagaacacacacaggagagaaaccttttagctgtaatcaatgtgggaagagttttactaggTCTAGCTGTCTAACTAtacaccagcgaacacacacaggagagaaaccttttagctgtgatcaatgtgggaagagttttactacatctagcCAGCTGACATTACacctgagaacacacacaggagagaaaccttatagctgcgatcaatgtgggaagagttttactacatctagcCAGCTGACTTTACacctgagaacacacacaggagagaaaccttataactgtgatcaatgtgggaagagttttactcggTCAAACAGCCTGATgtcacaccagagaatacacactggagagttaccttatagctgtgatcaatgtgaccAGAGATACCTTGATAAAAGATCTCTGATGAAACATCATAAAATACATGCATGA